From a region of the Mesotoga sp. Brook.08.105.5.1 genome:
- a CDS encoding bifunctional 5,10-methylenetetrahydrofolate dehydrogenase/5,10-methenyltetrahydrofolate cyclohydrolase has product MILDGKIVSESIYSDVKEKIKERAGNLPSLVLFCDEPDASNKSYMRSIKKQGEKLGIEVIVHDSGINPIEEISKMNNDKSVAGIMVMHPLKNADEKAVLAALDPGKDLEGRTVSNLGGIINDEEFFAPPTAEAVMEILSYYGIEVKGRDITIVGRSNTVGKPLALLLLKKGVDGTVTVCHSRSRDISEKTFNADIVVSAVGIAKFVHREMIKPGSIVIDVGINFVDGKLVGDVDFDEVSQIAAAITPVPGGVGSVTTALLFRHYTKSLERLES; this is encoded by the coding sequence ATGATACTTGATGGAAAGATCGTTTCAGAGAGTATTTATTCTGATGTCAAAGAGAAGATCAAAGAGAGAGCGGGAAATCTTCCTTCGCTCGTTCTCTTCTGCGATGAGCCCGATGCTTCTAACAAGTCGTATATGAGATCAATAAAGAAGCAGGGGGAAAAACTCGGCATAGAGGTCATTGTTCACGACAGCGGGATCAATCCCATCGAAGAGATCTCGAAGATGAACAACGACAAAAGCGTTGCGGGAATAATGGTTATGCATCCTCTTAAAAACGCCGATGAAAAGGCGGTTCTGGCCGCTCTCGATCCGGGAAAGGATCTGGAGGGTCGGACGGTATCGAACCTCGGCGGAATAATCAACGACGAGGAGTTTTTCGCTCCTCCAACTGCCGAGGCCGTGATGGAGATTCTGAGTTACTACGGAATCGAAGTCAAAGGCAGGGACATAACTATTGTTGGAAGATCAAACACGGTCGGAAAGCCTCTGGCACTGCTGCTTCTCAAAAAAGGTGTAGACGGTACGGTTACCGTTTGCCACTCGAGGAGCAGGGACATCTCCGAAAAGACTTTCAACGCCGATATAGTGGTTAGTGCCGTTGGAATAGCGAAATTCGTGCATCGAGAGATGATCAAGCCAGGGAGCATTGTAATAGATGTGGGAATCAATTTTGTTGACGGCAAGCTGGTTGGAGACGTTGACTTCGATGAAGTCAGCCAGATAGCTGCAGCGATAACCCCTGTTCCCGGAGGAGTGGGCAGCGTAACGACGGCGCTCTTGTTCAGGCACTACACAAAATCCCTTGAAAGATTGGAGTCTTAG
- a CDS encoding formate--tetrahydrofolate ligase, translated as MLTDLEIAQKAELREIDEVASSISIPDKHLRRFGKYVAKISHLYLNELQDRPDGKLVLVTAISPTSAGEGKTTTSVGLAMALNKIGKKTFVTLREPSVGPIMGIKGGAAGGGYSQVLPMEEINLHFTGDFHAVSMAHNLLSAVIDAHINFKNELKIDPTQIYWPRTMDMNDRALRQIIVGLGGSANGYPREDSFVITAASEIMAIICLSKNLVDLKERLSKIIVARSYDGEFITVEDLDVQGAMATLLKDVLDPNLVQTLEGTPAFVHGGPFANIAHGTNTLTATKMALKLSDCVITEAGFGADLGAQKFLDFVCQVGDLNPSAVVLVASIRALKLNGGASKNEIQEEDIESLNYGFKNLKVHFENLRKYGIPVVVALNEFPTDTAKERETFDALCKADSIPYELSKVWAEGGAGGIDLAKKLLEVIDQPNSYKPLIPMEAPFEERLEKLAKEIYRAGRVDLEPAAKSKLRLFKKKGLDRLPIIVAKTQYSISDDDKKLGAPEGYTFKVRDLNLSAGAGFIVVVAGKIMLMPGLGKDPNAKHIDIDADGKISGLF; from the coding sequence ATGCTGACCGATCTGGAGATAGCACAAAAAGCAGAGCTGAGGGAGATTGACGAAGTTGCCTCATCGATTTCGATTCCCGACAAACACTTGAGGAGATTTGGAAAGTACGTAGCGAAAATATCTCACCTATACCTCAATGAGCTGCAGGATAGACCCGATGGAAAGCTGGTTCTTGTTACGGCCATAAGTCCAACAAGCGCAGGTGAAGGAAAGACGACAACTTCTGTGGGTCTGGCAATGGCACTAAACAAGATCGGGAAGAAGACCTTCGTAACTCTCAGAGAACCATCCGTTGGACCGATAATGGGAATCAAGGGAGGGGCTGCCGGAGGCGGCTACTCTCAGGTGCTTCCGATGGAAGAAATCAATCTGCACTTCACAGGAGATTTTCACGCGGTATCGATGGCACATAATCTTCTTTCGGCTGTTATTGATGCACATATTAACTTCAAGAATGAATTGAAAATAGATCCGACGCAGATATACTGGCCGAGAACAATGGACATGAACGATCGGGCTCTCAGACAGATCATCGTGGGGCTAGGCGGTTCGGCAAACGGCTATCCCAGAGAAGATTCATTTGTAATAACCGCCGCATCTGAGATCATGGCTATCATTTGCCTTTCGAAGAACCTCGTTGACCTGAAAGAGCGCCTCTCGAAAATCATTGTGGCTAGAAGTTACGACGGAGAGTTCATAACAGTTGAGGATTTGGACGTCCAGGGCGCGATGGCAACTCTACTCAAAGACGTTCTTGATCCGAACCTAGTTCAGACTCTTGAAGGAACTCCGGCTTTCGTTCACGGAGGCCCGTTCGCGAACATCGCCCACGGAACAAACACCCTGACTGCCACAAAGATGGCTCTCAAGCTTTCCGATTGCGTAATTACCGAGGCAGGCTTTGGAGCGGATCTAGGCGCACAGAAATTTCTTGACTTTGTCTGTCAGGTCGGCGACCTGAATCCAAGCGCAGTGGTTCTCGTTGCTTCGATCAGAGCGCTGAAGCTAAACGGAGGTGCTTCCAAGAACGAAATCCAGGAAGAAGATATCGAGAGCCTGAACTATGGGTTCAAGAATCTCAAGGTTCATTTTGAGAACCTCAGAAAGTATGGGATCCCTGTAGTTGTGGCTCTAAACGAATTCCCAACAGATACGGCGAAGGAAAGGGAAACGTTTGACGCTCTATGCAAGGCTGACTCTATACCTTACGAATTGTCGAAAGTGTGGGCCGAGGGCGGTGCAGGTGGAATCGATCTCGCAAAGAAGCTACTTGAGGTCATTGATCAGCCCAATAGCTACAAGCCCCTGATACCAATGGAAGCTCCGTTTGAGGAAAGGCTGGAAAAACTTGCAAAGGAAATCTACAGAGCCGGAAGAGTAGATCTTGAACCAGCGGCTAAGAGCAAACTCAGGCTCTTTAAGAAGAAGGGTCTCGACCGTCTTCCGATAATCGTCGCCAAGACCCAGTACTCAATTTCTGACGATGATAAAAAGCTTGGAGCGCCGGAAGGCTACACTTTCAAAGTACGAGATCTCAATCTATCGGCAGGTGCCGGATTCATAGTTGTGGTTGCCGGCAAGATAATGCTGATGCCCGGACTCGGAAAGGATCCCAACGCGAAGCACATAGATATCGACGCAGACGGAAAGATCAGCGGGCTCTTTTGA
- the nusB gene encoding transcription antitermination factor NusB, which produces MKAGLNRSRRRMREIVFSAIYQYDFNEDVETSSDYLERELSFFSMEDEMKLRTRKYFESILKYRSDIDEVIRKHLMNWTFERLASIDKNVLRLGAYEIIYEPQIPIEVTLNESIDIAKKYGSEQGGKFVNGVLDRIARECASTEKKHL; this is translated from the coding sequence GTGAAGGCAGGTCTAAACAGAAGCAGACGAAGAATGAGGGAAATTGTTTTCAGTGCGATCTATCAGTATGACTTCAACGAAGACGTGGAGACTTCATCTGATTACCTTGAAAGGGAGTTGAGCTTCTTCTCGATGGAAGACGAAATGAAGTTGAGAACACGTAAGTACTTCGAGAGCATCTTGAAGTATCGAAGCGATATTGACGAAGTGATACGAAAACACCTTATGAACTGGACATTCGAGAGACTTGCCTCGATCGATAAGAACGTCCTTAGGCTTGGAGCGTATGAGATCATTTATGAACCCCAGATACCAATTGAGGTGACACTTAACGAATCGATCGACATCGCCAAGAAGTACGGTTCGGAGCAGGGCGGGAAATTCGTAAACGGCGTTCTCGACAGAATTGCTCGGGAGTGCGCATCAACAGAGAAAAAGCATTTATGA
- a CDS encoding Asp23/Gls24 family envelope stress response protein, which yields MDFEETDLGRIEISEAVIRDIAIHSYIEFLKFDPKEAKARKEAKSTVDIDLDEKVDGTKTVKISVNTKIKYGVSIPSYARKMQEKLKNDVESFSGIKVEDVSITIEDVFEEAQKPVIIEEEELEKSEAKPEPEEMKPEATEAEEPEDEEKEKEV from the coding sequence ATGGATTTTGAAGAGACTGATCTCGGCAGAATCGAGATCTCGGAGGCAGTGATCCGGGATATCGCTATTCACTCCTACATTGAATTTCTGAAATTCGATCCTAAGGAAGCCAAAGCACGAAAAGAAGCCAAGTCTACGGTAGATATCGACCTCGACGAAAAGGTCGACGGTACGAAGACTGTCAAGATATCGGTAAACACAAAGATCAAGTATGGTGTCTCTATACCCTCATATGCCAGAAAGATGCAGGAGAAGCTGAAAAACGATGTTGAAAGCTTCAGCGGCATAAAGGTTGAAGACGTTTCCATCACTATCGAAGATGTCTTTGAAGAGGCCCAAAAACCAGTGATTATTGAGGAAGAAGAGCTCGAAAAGAGCGAAGCAAAACCTGAACCGGAAGAGATGAAACCAGAAGCGACTGAAGCGGAAGAGCCTGAAGACGAAGAAAAAGAGAAAGAGGTTTGA
- the efp gene encoding elongation factor P produces the protein MIEVGKIRKGTPLIIDGDIYIVTEANKHSMGRGDGIIRTRMKNIKTGLVRQFTFQASEKVEEAALSFRHVQYLYSEDEMFHFMDLETFEQYTIGLDEMGDALDYIKENEVVDLQFHEDRPIGIVLPNTVVLEVKDTAPAYKGDTVSGSGKPAVLETGLKVTVPFFVENGELIRVDTRTGEYIERA, from the coding sequence ATGATAGAAGTTGGAAAGATTAGAAAGGGAACGCCTCTTATCATTGATGGAGATATTTACATCGTGACTGAAGCAAATAAGCACTCAATGGGAAGAGGAGACGGGATAATTCGGACGAGGATGAAGAACATCAAGACCGGCCTCGTTAGGCAATTCACGTTCCAGGCAAGTGAGAAAGTGGAGGAAGCGGCGCTTTCATTCAGACATGTGCAGTACCTTTACTCGGAGGATGAGATGTTCCACTTCATGGACCTCGAAACATTTGAGCAGTATACAATCGGTTTAGACGAGATGGGAGATGCCCTGGACTACATAAAGGAGAATGAAGTGGTGGATCTTCAGTTCCATGAAGATAGGCCGATAGGTATTGTTCTTCCGAACACTGTGGTTCTGGAGGTGAAAGACACCGCTCCCGCTTACAAAGGCGACACGGTTTCGGGAAGCGGCAAACCGGCCGTTCTGGAGACGGGGCTCAAGGTGACGGTTCCATTCTTTGTCGAAAACGGTGAGTTGATTCGAGTAGACACAAGAACCGGCGAATACATCGAGAGAGCATAA
- a CDS encoding Xaa-Pro peptidase family protein, whose amino-acid sequence MSRIERFREKLRESKLDGFVLYNMESSNRSNSWYLSGFSGSFSVLIVTPKGEYIVTDSRYFTQAEIETHFKLIPFNNGDELKDVIQATLAKDGASRVGFEEETISYGLYKRVFSQLGVELEPVDSILKDLRMVKSPEEVEKMRLAVKIAEDALTETFNFIRPGRTEEEVCAALEYEIRKRGGYLAFETIVGSGPRSAIVHGRPSNRTLQEGDFLLIDYGARVDGYNSDITRTYSIGEPSDEMVKVYEVVLKAQTEAKNASKAGVIGSQIHEVAASIIREAGYGDYFGHGLGHSLGMDTHDGQGLSPKNCNPIPAGAVITIEPGIYLPGKFGVRIEDDCYFCESGVEVLTNLDRELKIL is encoded by the coding sequence ATGTCGAGAATCGAAAGGTTTCGAGAAAAGCTTAGAGAAAGCAAGCTTGACGGGTTTGTTCTTTACAACATGGAGTCCAGCAATCGCTCCAATTCCTGGTATCTATCCGGGTTTTCCGGCTCTTTCTCAGTTCTTATTGTGACCCCGAAGGGCGAGTACATAGTGACTGATTCGAGGTACTTCACTCAAGCCGAAATTGAAACGCACTTCAAGCTGATCCCTTTCAACAATGGCGACGAACTCAAAGACGTAATTCAGGCGACGCTGGCCAAAGATGGAGCCAGCCGTGTGGGATTTGAGGAAGAGACGATCAGCTATGGTCTTTACAAGCGAGTCTTCTCCCAGCTAGGCGTCGAACTTGAACCCGTAGACAGTATTCTCAAGGATCTTAGGATGGTAAAGTCTCCGGAGGAAGTCGAGAAGATGAGACTGGCAGTCAAGATCGCCGAAGATGCGCTTACAGAGACTTTCAACTTCATTCGTCCGGGAAGGACTGAGGAAGAAGTATGTGCGGCACTCGAATATGAGATCAGGAAGAGAGGAGGCTACCTTGCCTTCGAGACGATAGTGGGCAGCGGACCGAGAAGCGCAATAGTTCACGGCAGACCGTCCAATAGAACACTCCAGGAAGGCGATTTTCTCTTGATCGACTACGGGGCAAGGGTAGACGGCTACAACTCGGATATTACAAGAACTTACAGTATAGGGGAACCGTCTGACGAAATGGTGAAGGTTTATGAAGTGGTTCTCAAAGCGCAAACAGAAGCTAAGAACGCCTCAAAGGCAGGGGTTATAGGAAGCCAGATACACGAAGTTGCAGCAAGTATAATTAGAGAGGCGGGTTATGGCGACTACTTCGGTCACGGCCTGGGCCACAGTCTGGGAATGGACACTCACGATGGCCAGGGGCTTTCTCCTAAGAACTGTAATCCTATCCCGGCCGGAGCGGTCATTACGATAGAGCCGGGCATCTATCTTCCCGGCAAATTTGGGGTTAGAATAGAAGACGATTGTTATTTTTGTGAAAGCGGAGTAGAAGTTCTGACAAATCTAGATAGAGAGTTGAAGATTCTTTAG
- the mutS gene encoding DNA mismatch repair protein MutS, which produces MTPMMKQYLEVKRNYKDCLVLFRLGDFYETFLDDAKLVSNELQIVLTSRNGVPMAGVPYHSVNGYLKKLVEAGYKVAICEQTEDPALAKGLVKREVTRVVTPGTLVEDELLPENANNYIVSIGKAEENFVLATADVSTGEVLLSSADDIVSLKDSIAAIGPSQILLKESLKNLKKEISSASFAMVEIVEDWHFALSSSINYIKEFYSIVAIDHLELDDTQIEVLGALFKYLESINLGPMRHLSLPRVIRKSDSMQLDSSTIENLNLFKLERKGSLFEILDETVTAMGRRRLRRWLFSPLVDKNRIEERLDTVQALNSDRRLLNELREYLQHVFDIERISTRLSIEKAAPRDLQSLRTSLSVLPFIKELLSGEPALERLSDRVELFPEELDLLQRSIMDEPSSTAGEGNVIRMGFNEELDVLRDLLDNSVERMKAIEASERKATGISSLKVKFNKVFGYFLEVPKSQTNKVPESYTRKQTLVNSERYITQELKSFEDKILSANEKIETLEKTLFSSVCLQLASSLERFKSVALVLSEIDASQSLASVARRNNYSRPRFSEQGKVKVSSSRHPIVEKFVADFTPNDISMSRTENFFIVTGPNMSGKSTFIRQIALLSIMAQIGSFVPADDAMLSIYDRVFTRIGARDELASGKSTFLVEMMETATILSKATEDSLVILDEVGRGTSTFDGISIAWAVSEFIYEAVGCHTIFATHFTELTELSNMYTGIKNKTVRIVETEEGIVFLHKVVDGVANRSHGIEVAKLAGVPEAVLSRAKEILKVISKQSALDKAVRVLTAEDLKEIRQSKKGKMNRNQITLF; this is translated from the coding sequence TTTAGGCTTGGTGACTTCTACGAGACTTTTCTCGATGATGCTAAGCTAGTTTCAAATGAACTGCAGATAGTTCTAACTTCAAGAAACGGGGTGCCGATGGCGGGCGTCCCCTACCACTCAGTTAACGGCTATCTCAAGAAGCTTGTCGAAGCGGGTTACAAGGTTGCGATTTGCGAGCAGACAGAGGATCCCGCGCTTGCGAAGGGACTCGTGAAGAGAGAGGTTACCAGGGTAGTTACTCCTGGAACTCTTGTAGAAGACGAGTTACTACCCGAAAATGCAAACAACTACATTGTCTCTATTGGAAAAGCCGAAGAGAACTTCGTTCTGGCAACGGCAGACGTATCTACCGGTGAGGTACTCCTGTCAAGCGCCGACGACATCGTCTCGTTGAAGGACTCTATCGCAGCTATCGGGCCGTCACAAATACTACTGAAGGAAAGTCTGAAGAACCTGAAGAAGGAGATTTCGTCGGCATCGTTTGCAATGGTAGAGATAGTCGAAGACTGGCATTTTGCACTTTCTTCGAGCATTAATTACATCAAAGAGTTCTATTCGATAGTCGCTATCGATCATCTCGAACTGGATGATACTCAGATCGAGGTTCTCGGAGCTCTGTTCAAGTACCTTGAGTCGATCAATCTCGGTCCCATGAGACATCTTTCGCTTCCAAGGGTTATCAGAAAGTCCGACTCTATGCAACTCGATTCTTCCACTATCGAAAACCTGAATCTCTTCAAGCTCGAAAGAAAGGGTTCGCTCTTCGAGATACTTGATGAAACTGTTACTGCAATGGGAAGAAGAAGGCTGAGACGGTGGCTGTTTTCGCCCCTTGTCGACAAGAATAGAATCGAGGAAAGGCTGGACACTGTTCAAGCGCTAAATTCGGATCGCCGGCTTTTAAATGAACTCAGAGAATATCTGCAGCATGTATTCGATATCGAGAGAATAAGCACCAGACTTTCAATAGAGAAGGCCGCACCAAGAGACCTGCAGTCACTTAGAACCTCCCTCTCGGTGCTACCCTTTATCAAGGAGCTACTCTCGGGCGAACCGGCTCTTGAAAGACTGAGCGACCGGGTCGAACTCTTTCCTGAAGAGCTCGATCTTCTTCAGCGCAGCATCATGGATGAACCCTCCTCAACAGCTGGAGAAGGAAATGTAATCAGAATGGGGTTCAACGAAGAACTGGACGTCCTTCGAGATCTCCTTGACAACTCGGTTGAGAGGATGAAGGCGATCGAAGCTAGTGAAAGAAAAGCAACGGGAATCTCTTCTCTGAAGGTCAAGTTCAACAAAGTCTTCGGTTACTTTCTCGAGGTCCCGAAGAGTCAGACTAACAAGGTCCCCGAGAGCTATACCAGGAAGCAGACTCTTGTGAACTCCGAGAGATATATTACACAGGAGCTCAAGTCGTTTGAAGACAAGATACTGAGCGCAAACGAAAAGATAGAGACACTCGAAAAAACTCTCTTTTCGAGTGTCTGTTTACAGCTTGCTAGTTCACTGGAGAGATTCAAGAGTGTAGCGCTGGTATTATCTGAAATCGACGCTTCTCAGTCGCTGGCATCTGTAGCAAGAAGAAACAACTATTCTCGCCCCCGTTTTTCAGAGCAGGGAAAGGTGAAGGTTTCTAGCTCGAGACATCCTATTGTAGAGAAATTTGTGGCTGACTTCACGCCTAATGACATATCCATGAGCCGTACAGAGAATTTCTTCATTGTAACAGGACCGAACATGAGCGGAAAATCCACTTTCATACGGCAGATTGCCTTGCTCTCGATCATGGCTCAGATCGGCTCCTTTGTGCCTGCAGATGATGCGATGCTATCAATCTATGACAGGGTCTTCACAAGAATCGGTGCAAGGGACGAACTGGCAAGCGGAAAATCGACTTTTCTAGTAGAGATGATGGAGACGGCAACGATCCTCTCCAAGGCGACGGAAGACAGCCTGGTGATCCTGGACGAAGTGGGCAGGGGAACAAGCACCTTTGACGGTATTTCAATAGCATGGGCGGTTTCGGAGTTCATATACGAGGCGGTGGGATGTCACACTATATTCGCCACTCATTTCACGGAGCTAACCGAACTCTCTAATATGTACACGGGCATCAAGAACAAGACTGTCCGCATAGTTGAAACCGAAGAAGGAATAGTATTTCTCCACAAAGTTGTGGACGGAGTTGCAAACAGATCCCACGGAATAGAGGTTGCCAAGCTTGCAGGAGTACCCGAGGCAGTTCTTTCCAGGGCAAAAGAGATTTTGAAGGTGATCTCCAAGCAGTCTGCCCTGGACAAAGCGGTCAGGGTATTGACAGCCGAAGATCTCAAGGAGATAAGGCAATCAAAGAAAGGAAAGATGAACAGAAATCAGATCACTCTATTTTGA